A single Dermacentor albipictus isolate Rhodes 1998 colony chromosome 3, USDA_Dalb.pri_finalv2, whole genome shotgun sequence DNA region contains:
- the JMJD4 gene encoding 2-oxoglutarate and iron-dependent oxygenase JMJD4, with translation MYSECLSDRIERVKSQCASVSCCATSRKCDEENVFKIDYLSPDISYREFFLQYAFSNTPCILSPQHTSDWKSRHEWVDSSGRPKLEFLKSSFGSATVPVSDCSVKQYDSPSCCEMTFSEYVDYWQKLIDSGHDYCANPCLYLKDWHFTRDFPTYGPYTTPKYFSSDWLNEYWDLRTDVKDDFRFVYMGPKGSWTPLHTDVFKSFSWSANICGRKLWYLFPPREGQVNKGKKHKLPCNVNTLLEESLKDASEAPNLLKQGKDAPYLKIVQSPGEIIFVPSNWYHQVHNLDDTISINHNFLNACNVKTVMINLMAALIDVQEEIAAFQDTDGFQEHCQAMLRAHFGMNVADFCAMLEAILRRRMKMFKMPPAQRGVAYLTKEALTYDVMAALFCHKEILEWPAPILETAHINKELTCHIRKDLEELGELDKNLEHSLDIVQPTLVM, from the exons ATGTACTCCGAATGCCTTAGTGATCGCATAGAGCGAGTGAAATCACAGTGTGCAAGTGTTTCGTGCTGTGCTACCTCTCGCAAATGTGACGAAGAAAACGTCTTTAAAATAGACTACCTTAGTCCAGACATTTCCTACCGCGAATTTTTTCTGCAATATGCGTTCTCGAATACGCCGTGCATCCTTTCGCCGCAACATACTAGCGATTGGAAGAGTCGTCATGAATGGGTTGACAGCTCCGGCCGTCCGAAGCTTGAGTTCCTCAAGTCTTCGTTCG GATCAGCCACCGTACCCGTTTCTGACTGCAGCGTCAAGCAGTACGACTCCCCATCATGTTGTGAGATGACGTTTTCAGAGTATGTGGACTACTGGCAAAAGCTCATTGACTCTGGGCACGACTATTGTGCGAACCCGTGCCTGTACCTCAAAGACTGGCATTTCACCAG GGATTTTCCCACCTATGGCCCTTATACTACACCAAAATATTTCAGTTCTGACTGGCTTAATGAGTATTGGGACTTAAGGACCGATGTAAAGGATGACTTTCGCTTTGTGTACATGGGACCCAAAGGATCATG GACGCCACTGCATACGGACGTGTTCAAGTCATTCAGTTGGTCTGCCAACATCTGTGGGAGAAAGCTTTGGTACCTATTCCCACCACGTGAAGGTCAAGTCAACAAGGGAAAGAAGCACAAGCTGCCATGCAATGTCAATACTCTGCTGGAGGAAAGCCTCAAGGATGCCTCTGAGGCACCAAACCTTCTGAAACAGGGAAAAGATGCACCATACTTGAAAATCGTTCAAAGCCCTGGAGAGATTATATTTGTCCCGAGTAATTGGTACCATCAAGTTCACAACCTG GATGACACAATCTCAATCAACCATAACTTTCTTAATGCTTGCAATGTTAAGACAGTAATGATCAATCTGATGGCTGCATTAATTGATGTTCAAGAGGAAATAGCGGCTTTTCAAGACACTGATGGATTTCAGGAGCATTGTCAG GCTATGCTGAGAGCTCACTTTGGCATGAATGTGGCAGACTTTTGTGCGATGCTTGAAGCAATCTTGAGACGGAGAATGAAAATGTTTAAAATGCCTCCAGCACAACGAGGAGTTGCTTACCTGACCAAGGAAGCACTTACATATGACGTGATGGCTGCCTTGTTCTGCCACAAGGAAATACTGGAGTGGCCTGCTCCCATATTGGAAACAGCACATATCAATAAAGAACTTACGTGTCACATTAGGAAGGACCTAGAAGAGCTGGGCGAGCTAGACAAAAACTTAGAACATTCGCTGGACATTGTGCAACCGACCCTGGTGATGTAG